From the Tenacibaculum dicentrarchi genome, the window AGAAAATACACCCAAACCCCCATAACATTGCTGCTAAGGAGATAAAAAATGCGATATACCAATTTTGATTTGCTTTACCTTCTATCGGTTTTGCAATGTCTTCAGTGATATCATGGTAACTTTTGTTACCCAACACTAAAGGTTCTCTATAAGATGATTCGTAATGAGACGACATAAATCTATATACTTATTAGTTTTATTATTAAGCTTCGTTTGTATTTCTTACTTTCACTTGATACACTACATTTGGTTTTGTTCCAATATAGTCTAATACGTGAAAAGCCCTATCATCCTCTTTTAATGCAGCCACTGCATCTTTAGGATTATTAACATCTCCAAACACCATTGCTCCTGTAGAACAAGCCGATGAACATGCTGTTTCAAATTCATCTTTACGTACCGCTCTACCTTCTTTTTTAGCATTTAAGATAGTTGCCTGTGTCATTTGGATACACATAGAACATTTTTCCATTACTCCACGAGAACGAACTACTACATCTGGGTTTAACACCATTTTTCCGTATTCGTTATTCATATTGAAGTCAAACTCTTCATTTTCTGAGTAATTAAACCAGTTAAAACGACGAACTCTATAAGGACAGTTGTTTGCACAATATCTTGTACCAACACATCTGTTATAAGCCATTTGGTTTTGACCTTGACGACCATGTGATGTTGCTGCTACTGGACATACTGTTTCACACGGAGCATGATTACAGTGCTGACACATCATTGGTTGGAAAGCTACTTCTGGGTTTTCTGCAGAATTTTCTAAAGCGTCAAATAAATCACCTTTACTTAATTCTAAAACTTTTTCAGTATACTTTCTTTCAACTTCTTTATTAGATAATCTAGGATTTTCAGCTCTAAATTCTTCAATAGTCATTGAAGCTTCATGTTGCTTATCTGAAACAGTAGAAGAATAATAACGGTCAATACGTAACCAGTGCATATCTCTACCTACTCTAACTTCATCTTTACCAACAACTGGCACATTGTTTTCTGCATGACATGCTACAACACAAGCCCCACATCCTGTACAAGATGTTAAATCAATAGATAAATTAAAGTGATGTCCTATTTCACGGTTATGTTCTGCCCATAAATCAACACTTTTAGCTTCAACCTCTTGGTGATCATAAGATACCATTGATGGTTTATTCCAAGTATGTTTTGGATCTAAAGTTTTATCAGATACTTGCTTTAAAGTAGCTTCTTTTAAAATATCATTACGACCTGCAAGAGTACTTTGTACTTGAGTACAAGCAAACTTATGCCATCCTGATGTTTTTTCAATAGAAACATTGTATTGAACATTGTTTCCATCTTTATAAAGAGGATACGCGTTTAAACCAACTTGCATCTCATCTTTTAAACTTTGAGTTCTACCGTATCCTAATGCTAAACTTACAGATCCTTTTGCTTGACCTGGCTGAATCATAACTGGAACTTTCTCTACAGAAACTCCATTTACTGTTACAGTAGCATAGTTACCATTAATAGCACCATTATCTTTCACAGGATTTTCAAAACCTAATTCTTTAGCATCAGCCATTGAAACGGTTAAGTAATTATCCCAAGATGCACGTGTAATAGGGTCTGGTAATTCTTGTAACCAAGGGTTATTTGCCTGTTTACCATCACCTAATGCAGTTGATGAAAATAAGTTTAATTCAAATCCAGAAGCAGTACTTGTAGCTTTTAATAACTCAGATACTGTATTTGTTATAACTACTGCAGATTCAAAAGTTTCTTCTTGTTCAGAAGTAATAACATTTGATTTGAAAAAACCATCGTGTAATGCTTGATTCCAAGATGCTCCTGCTAAAACATTAGTACTCCAAAACTCTTTTAAAGTATCATAATAGTTTACAGAACTACCTGACCATTTTAATAACACATCTTGTAACTGACGTGTATTAAATAATGGTGAAATTGTTGGTTGCATTAAACTATACGTACCTTTAGTTATTGTAACATCTCCCCAACTCTCTAAGTTATGAGGTGCTGGTAACGTATATTGTGTAGCATTAGCTGTTGCATCATTTTGAGTTGATAAAGCAACAGATAATTTTAATTTCTTAATTCCTTCTGCTAAATCAGCAGCATTTGCTAAAGTATATAAAGGATTTGTATTATAAGTAACTAAACCTTTTACAACTCCTGCTTTAATATCAGCAACTAATTGAGCCACTTGAGTATCGTTACCTTGACGTGTTAAATTAACAGCTTTAGTATCGAATATCTCACTATTTAATTTCTCGTTAATAGCAAAAGCAATTAACTGAGCATTTTTATCATTTAATCCAGTAACAACAACTCCTTTTGATCCTGCCTTTTTTAAACTAACTGCTAGTTTTTTAATTTCAGCATCAATTTTAGTTGCTTTAGAAGGAATTGACTCTCCTGTTACTTCGTTATATAAATTAACTAAAGCATATACTTGTTCAGATGGTTTTACAACCAATCTTTTATCAGCATTTGCTCCTGCTAAAGACATATTACTTTCTACCTGAACATGGTAAGACATTTTACCAGATTCAGCTCTACGACCGTCAGCATATGATTTTTCATAACCTCCTTGCCAGTCTCCAATAAAGTCAGCTCCAATTGAAGCAATTACTTCAGCTTTACTAAAATCGTAATTAGGTAAAGCACGTGTACCATACATTGCTTCAAAAGCATCTGCAGTTGCACTTTCTGAAATAGCATCATAAACAACATGCTTTACGTTTGGATACGCAGCAGTAAATTCTTTAATTACTTTTTCAGTTGAAGGACTTGCTAACGTACCTGTTAATAATACTACAGGTTCGTTTGCTGTTTTTAACTCATTTAAAGTTGCTACAATTTCTTTATCTGCAGTTGCCCAAGAAATTTGCTCAGCACCTTTTTTAGGTTCTTTTAAACGTAATTGATCATCGTATAATGATAAAACAGATGCTTGAGTACGTGCGTTTGTTTCTCCTGATGCTAATTTATTAGGCATTACAAGAATTGGACGACCTTCACGTGTTTTTACTAATACGTTTGCAAAATCAAAACCATCTGCAATTGTAGTTGCATACCAATCTGCAACACCTACAACGATATCATTTGGTTGTACTACATAAGGGATTGATTTTCTTACTGGACCCTCACAAGCTGCTAAAGAAGCTGCTGCTGTGGTAAATCCAACATATTTCAAGAAATCTCTACGTGAGGTTGATGAAGTTTCTAACGTTTCTTTATCACCTAAAAATTCATCTGTAGGAATATCTTGTACAAACTCATTATTACGTAGCGTTTCAACAACAGAACTACCTTTTAGTTCTTCAACACTTTGCCAGTATTTTTTGTTTGAAGCCATTTATATATGTGTTTTTCTACTTTCTAATTGATTAATAGTGGCACTTACCACACTCTTTTCCACCTAACTGAGCAATTGATACTTGATCAACGCCATACTTTGCTGCTAATTGCTTATGAATTTTCGCATAGTACTCATTTCCTTTCAAGTCAACTTTAGTCTCTTTATGACAATCGATACACCAACCCATTGTTAATGGAGAGTACTGATATACCTCTTCCATTTCTTCAACTGGCCCGTGACATTTTTGACATTTTACACCTGCAACAGTTACGTGCTGTGAGTGATTAAAGTATGCAAAATCTGGTAAATTATGAACTCTAACCCATTTAACAGGTTTAGTGTTACCAGTATATTCTAAATTTTCAGCATCCCATCCGGCAGCATCATATATTTTAGCTATTTCTTTATCTAAATCAGATTTAGTTAAAGTATGATCATCCATAACCACTTTGGTATCATCGGCTACTTCTGAAATATTTTTATGGCAATTCATACAAACACTTACTGAAGGAATACCTGAAGTTTTACTATGTTTTGCTGAAGAGTGACAATATTGACAATCTATTTTGTTATCACCAGCATGAATTTTATGTGAAAAAGCAATTGGTTGAATTGGCTGATACCCTTCATCTACTCCTACTTTAAATAAGGTTCCGAAGAAAAAATAAGCACCAATTAAAGCACAAAATATAACAATTAACACTTGTAAAAAGGTATTTTTCTTTAGCCCCTCCCATAAATCAGCTGTTTGACCTGCTAAACCAGGTGTTTTAGGAGCGCCTTTTAACTCACTAATTGTTTTTAATAAACTAGCGATAATTAAAAAAGCAACAACAATCGCTGCTCCTAAAATATAAATCAACCATCCAGGAGCATCTCCTTTTTCAGTTGAACCAGCTGCAGTAACTTCAGTTGCACCTGCTTTTTTAAGTTCCCCTACGGTTGTATAATAAAGAATATCATCGATATTTTTATCAGTTAACTGAGGAAAAGCCATCATACTAGATTGCTTGTATTCTTCAAAAATTTCAATTGCATCTTTATTACCTGAAGCTCTAAACGCGGCATTGTCTTTAATCCAAGACTTTAACCAATCGTTTTCTCTTCTACTTTCTACGCCTCCTAACTTAGGACCTACAAGTTTTTTGTCTAACTTGTGACATGAAGCACATAAAGATTTAAATAATTTTTTCCCTTCTTTTTGACGAGATTCATCAACATCTTGTGAAAATGCTGAAAAACTCACTAATAAAACTAAAAAGAAAGCTAAACTCTTTACGAGTGTCTGGGTTAATCTGTTGTGATGTTTCACACTTTTCATACTGTTAAATATAAGTTTTAATACATTTTTATCTACAAGGCTATTAGTAAAATAGCACATAGAAGGTTACGCAAAAGTACTACTTCTATATAAATTTTGAAAAGTTAAGAGAATCCTAATTTATAATTTATATTTGTTCTAAATAACTTAAGTAAACAATCTATTAAATTACAAGTCATTACTTTTGTACAAAGTTTTAATTAAATGGAAAAAAGAGGTCTTATACTAACTTTAGCGCTATCACTTTCAATAAGTGTTTTGAGTGTAAAAGCACAGCAAAATCAAAAGAACAACAAAGATATTGCTGCGCTAATTGCAAAAAAAAGAACATATAATAAAAACAATGGTACTGGTTATAGAATCCAATTATATAACGGATTAGAAAGTAAAGCGAAAAGTTTACGAAACAGATTTAATCTTGAATATCCAGGGATTTTTACTAAAATAACATACGATCAGCCTGATTGGAAAGCACAGGTTGGCGATTATAGAACAAAATTACAGGCAGATAGAGCTTTAAATAAAATAAGAGAAAAATTTAACGGATCGATTGTTATTCCGCTATAATTTCATTAAAATAAACAGTTAAAAGTCAAAAACTCAGTACTAAAATTAATACTGAGTTTTTTGATGCTTATTCTATAAATCCTTTTTTTACATATTTAAAAGAATTATGATTCATCAGAATGATCAATAATATCAATATTTTTTGAACGTTTTTCCCAATT encodes:
- a CDS encoding TAT-variant-translocated molybdopterin oxidoreductase, with the translated sequence MASNKKYWQSVEELKGSSVVETLRNNEFVQDIPTDEFLGDKETLETSSTSRRDFLKYVGFTTAAASLAACEGPVRKSIPYVVQPNDIVVGVADWYATTIADGFDFANVLVKTREGRPILVMPNKLASGETNARTQASVLSLYDDQLRLKEPKKGAEQISWATADKEIVATLNELKTANEPVVLLTGTLASPSTEKVIKEFTAAYPNVKHVVYDAISESATADAFEAMYGTRALPNYDFSKAEVIASIGADFIGDWQGGYEKSYADGRRAESGKMSYHVQVESNMSLAGANADKRLVVKPSEQVYALVNLYNEVTGESIPSKATKIDAEIKKLAVSLKKAGSKGVVVTGLNDKNAQLIAFAINEKLNSEIFDTKAVNLTRQGNDTQVAQLVADIKAGVVKGLVTYNTNPLYTLANAADLAEGIKKLKLSVALSTQNDATANATQYTLPAPHNLESWGDVTITKGTYSLMQPTISPLFNTRQLQDVLLKWSGSSVNYYDTLKEFWSTNVLAGASWNQALHDGFFKSNVITSEQEETFESAVVITNTVSELLKATSTASGFELNLFSSTALGDGKQANNPWLQELPDPITRASWDNYLTVSMADAKELGFENPVKDNGAINGNYATVTVNGVSVEKVPVMIQPGQAKGSVSLALGYGRTQSLKDEMQVGLNAYPLYKDGNNVQYNVSIEKTSGWHKFACTQVQSTLAGRNDILKEATLKQVSDKTLDPKHTWNKPSMVSYDHQEVEAKSVDLWAEHNREIGHHFNLSIDLTSCTGCGACVVACHAENNVPVVGKDEVRVGRDMHWLRIDRYYSSTVSDKQHEASMTIEEFRAENPRLSNKEVERKYTEKVLELSKGDLFDALENSAENPEVAFQPMMCQHCNHAPCETVCPVAATSHGRQGQNQMAYNRCVGTRYCANNCPYRVRRFNWFNYSENEEFDFNMNNEYGKMVLNPDVVVRSRGVMEKCSMCIQMTQATILNAKKEGRAVRKDEFETACSSACSTGAMVFGDVNNPKDAVAALKEDDRAFHVLDYIGTKPNVVYQVKVRNTNEA
- a CDS encoding cytochrome c3 family protein — encoded protein: MKSVKHHNRLTQTLVKSLAFFLVLLVSFSAFSQDVDESRQKEGKKLFKSLCASCHKLDKKLVGPKLGGVESRRENDWLKSWIKDNAAFRASGNKDAIEIFEEYKQSSMMAFPQLTDKNIDDILYYTTVGELKKAGATEVTAAGSTEKGDAPGWLIYILGAAIVVAFLIIASLLKTISELKGAPKTPGLAGQTADLWEGLKKNTFLQVLIVIFCALIGAYFFFGTLFKVGVDEGYQPIQPIAFSHKIHAGDNKIDCQYCHSSAKHSKTSGIPSVSVCMNCHKNISEVADDTKVVMDDHTLTKSDLDKEIAKIYDAAGWDAENLEYTGNTKPVKWVRVHNLPDFAYFNHSQHVTVAGVKCQKCHGPVEEMEEVYQYSPLTMGWCIDCHKETKVDLKGNEYYAKIHKQLAAKYGVDQVSIAQLGGKECGKCHY
- a CDS encoding SPOR domain-containing protein — encoded protein: MEKRGLILTLALSLSISVLSVKAQQNQKNNKDIAALIAKKRTYNKNNGTGYRIQLYNGLESKAKSLRNRFNLEYPGIFTKITYDQPDWKAQVGDYRTKLQADRALNKIREKFNGSIVIPL